A part of Candidatus Hydrogenedentota bacterium genomic DNA contains:
- a CDS encoding alpha-L-fucosidase, which yields MAGLVSLMVGCMANGMAALPEPPLWGRTGVTLYVSKLGDNSDGTSWAHAFTTIQAALAAIPDDRGGHRVIVRPDIYMEPNLYTAFKGAEGAYNLFIGDVDGRYGSGKTGHVVIDSGDPEKGFKSYDWWGTLRSYKKGWSKEHTEESFSAKCWDRWVLRNLYVTGGDGGLMWDLVDNLEPFTIVVEDCISLGRAFGGGVGNCLSRTEEPIVFRRCHLAALDWWGDTAAAYVRVENEAMLDRPDVYFEDCTMVSPQCALKGGNYGFHTFTRAKVTRCKLIVLNFSQPAGTPSDGIVTSMQNGKYFHVDFEDCTLMGYKVFGVKVDKDSVGDIPYTTKGDVRAYVQFQQDVPKGFHRLNAWPADIFASIAPPPPPASPLAIKKENAIVMRDMCEVTPVIWKGRLCMFECVRPASGGTRKDYCLLLRDVETGKEMARFAEGYGLANAFVHGDTFYACASRWGDDNSWNDVTIFKSKDLQTWESKVAIQQEKESLFNSSICAGPDGFVMVYESNDPTYPAFTIKLAQSKDMETWTKLPDATFGTNRYTACPSIRYANGYYYVLYTEHRSPLWRYETYLTRSKDLKTWEFSAANPVLAPEGVEEGINNSDPETVEYNGKTFLYYAVGDQQTWMNIKRAVYPGTLAQFFESYYTMPGIVDKGTAFAAQQPPAESPDDARDRRTAWFRDAKFGMFVHWGTYAVRAKNEKGVCATWSMNDDHVPVAEYAQYAERFQPAKFDANRWMGIAKSAGMRYLIFTSKHHEGYSMFDTALSAYSAGKGKPGRDFVRELVAAARASDMRIGFYYSMLDWHHPDYTANFPKYVDEFLFGQVRELCTNYGPIDCVWFDGEWDRPMADWKSEALIAEIRTLQPNALINDRVGKDERGRNRLVDFYTREQPVEIDKAAEFEGRTAIPWEACMTIGESWGYKEGDAPLKSATELIRRLVDIVSRGGNLLLNVGPNADGEIPPPLVERLEAIGAWLKANGESIYGTTASPFINLPAGKCTAKDNRLYIHLETHPGGPLALPSLQNDIRRAWLLKTGEPLRFDNANKQIYLPETLPDDAVATVAIELDGLPVVK from the coding sequence ATGGCTGGATTGGTGTCGTTGATGGTGGGTTGCATGGCGAATGGCATGGCGGCGTTGCCGGAGCCGCCTCTGTGGGGACGGACGGGCGTCACGTTGTACGTCTCAAAGCTGGGCGACAACTCGGACGGCACATCGTGGGCGCACGCGTTCACGACCATCCAGGCGGCGCTGGCCGCAATCCCCGACGACAGGGGCGGACACCGTGTCATCGTGCGCCCGGACATCTACATGGAGCCAAATCTGTACACGGCGTTCAAGGGGGCGGAAGGTGCGTACAATCTTTTTATCGGCGATGTGGACGGCCGTTACGGTTCAGGAAAAACCGGCCATGTCGTCATTGATTCGGGGGATCCCGAAAAGGGCTTCAAGAGCTACGACTGGTGGGGCACATTGCGCTCCTATAAAAAAGGCTGGTCGAAGGAACACACGGAAGAGAGTTTCTCCGCGAAATGCTGGGACCGATGGGTCTTGCGCAATCTCTACGTTACCGGCGGAGACGGCGGGCTGATGTGGGATCTCGTGGACAATCTCGAACCGTTCACCATCGTCGTCGAGGACTGCATCTCGCTGGGCCGCGCGTTCGGCGGCGGTGTCGGGAATTGCCTTTCACGCACGGAGGAACCAATCGTGTTCCGGCGGTGCCATTTGGCGGCGCTCGACTGGTGGGGCGATACGGCGGCCGCCTATGTGCGCGTCGAAAACGAGGCGATGCTCGACCGGCCCGATGTCTATTTCGAGGACTGTACGATGGTAAGCCCGCAATGCGCGCTCAAGGGCGGCAACTACGGATTCCACACGTTTACGCGCGCGAAAGTCACGCGCTGCAAACTGATCGTGCTCAATTTCTCGCAACCGGCCGGCACGCCCAGCGACGGCATCGTGACCAGCATGCAGAACGGCAAATACTTCCACGTGGACTTCGAGGACTGCACGCTCATGGGCTACAAAGTCTTCGGCGTCAAGGTGGACAAAGATTCCGTGGGCGACATCCCTTACACGACCAAGGGCGATGTGAGGGCCTATGTCCAATTCCAGCAGGACGTGCCGAAGGGATTTCATCGTTTGAACGCGTGGCCGGCGGACATCTTCGCCTCGATTGCGCCGCCGCCCCCGCCTGCATCGCCGCTGGCGATCAAGAAGGAAAACGCTATCGTCATGCGCGATATGTGCGAGGTGACGCCCGTGATTTGGAAGGGCCGGCTGTGCATGTTCGAATGTGTGCGGCCCGCGTCGGGCGGCACGCGAAAAGACTATTGCCTTTTGTTGCGCGATGTCGAAACAGGCAAGGAAATGGCCCGTTTCGCCGAGGGCTACGGCCTTGCCAACGCCTTCGTGCACGGCGATACGTTCTACGCGTGCGCGTCTCGCTGGGGCGACGACAATAGTTGGAACGACGTCACGATCTTCAAGTCGAAAGACCTGCAAACGTGGGAAAGCAAAGTAGCCATCCAACAGGAGAAGGAAAGCCTGTTCAACAGTTCCATCTGCGCCGGCCCCGATGGATTCGTCATGGTGTACGAATCCAACGATCCGACATACCCCGCTTTCACCATCAAACTCGCGCAATCGAAGGACATGGAAACGTGGACGAAGCTGCCTGACGCGACCTTCGGCACGAACCGCTACACCGCCTGTCCGAGCATCCGTTACGCGAACGGCTACTATTATGTACTCTACACCGAACATCGCTCGCCGCTGTGGCGTTATGAAACCTACCTCACGCGATCAAAAGACCTCAAAACGTGGGAATTCAGCGCGGCCAATCCCGTGCTCGCCCCCGAAGGCGTCGAGGAAGGCATCAACAACTCCGATCCGGAAACGGTCGAGTACAACGGCAAGACCTTTTTATACTATGCCGTGGGCGATCAGCAGACGTGGATGAACATCAAGCGCGCCGTATATCCCGGCACGCTCGCGCAGTTTTTCGAGAGTTACTACACAATGCCCGGTATCGTGGACAAAGGTACGGCGTTCGCCGCGCAACAGCCGCCCGCCGAATCGCCCGACGATGCGCGCGACCGTCGCACGGCATGGTTTCGCGATGCGAAATTCGGCATGTTCGTCCATTGGGGCACGTACGCGGTCCGCGCGAAGAACGAGAAGGGCGTCTGCGCGACGTGGTCCATGAACGACGACCATGTGCCGGTAGCGGAGTACGCGCAATACGCGGAACGGTTCCAACCAGCGAAATTCGACGCGAACCGGTGGATGGGCATCGCGAAGTCCGCCGGCATGCGCTACCTGATTTTTACCTCCAAGCACCATGAAGGTTACAGCATGTTCGACACCGCCCTGTCGGCGTACAGCGCCGGAAAGGGCAAGCCGGGCCGCGATTTCGTGCGCGAACTTGTGGCTGCCGCCCGCGCGTCGGACATGCGGATTGGTTTCTACTATTCGATGCTCGACTGGCATCATCCCGATTACACGGCAAACTTCCCGAAATACGTGGACGAGTTCCTGTTCGGACAAGTCCGCGAACTCTGCACGAATTACGGCCCAATCGACTGCGTTTGGTTCGACGGCGAATGGGACCGCCCGATGGCCGACTGGAAAAGCGAGGCGCTCATCGCGGAAATCCGCACCCTCCAGCCCAACGCCCTCATCAACGACCGCGTCGGCAAGGACGAGCGCGGCAGGAACCGACTTGTGGATTTCTACACGCGCGAGCAGCCCGTCGAGATTGACAAGGCCGCCGAATTCGAGGGACGCACGGCCATTCCGTGGGAAGCCTGCATGACCATCGGCGAGTCATGGGGATACAAGGAGGGCGATGCGCCCTTGAAAAGCGCCACGGAATTGATCCGGCGCCTGGTGGATATCGTGAGCCGGGGCGGCAACCTGTTGCTGAACGTTGGACCGAACGCCGACGGCGAGATTCCCCCGCCGCTCGTCGAACGGCTCGAAGCCATCGGCGCGTGGCTGAAGGCCAACGGCGAATCCATCTACGGCACGACGGCCTCGCCATTTATAAACCTGCCCGCGGGCAAGTGCACCGCGAAAGACAATCGGCTCTACATCCACCTCGAAACGCATCCCGGCGGCCCGCTCGCCTTGCCAAGTCTGCAAAACGACATCCGTCGCGCATGGCTCCTGAAAACCGGCGAACCGCTGCGCTTCGACAACGCGAACAAGCAGATCTATTTGCCCGAAACCCTGCCCGATGACGCCGTCGCCACCGTAGCCATCGAACTCGACGGCCTGCCCGTGGTGAAATGA
- the pilO gene encoding type 4a pilus biogenesis protein PilO produces the protein MMDFLKGTVTPKDWMATGIILAVAAGLCAGYYFVLHARQAAKLQEIEAADAVVVNDLRLARETEKNIDKLRVEAAKMQELTSQFEQRLPESREIPTLLRQFEGFAGEIGLRVELSQLPRVTDEKKETIPYSVVAKGNFHQIVTFINRLERFQRYLKISELNIGKMEEGIAEASFTLSTYRFIQPSEGEKKS, from the coding sequence ATGATGGATTTCCTGAAAGGCACGGTAACGCCCAAGGATTGGATGGCGACGGGGATCATCCTTGCGGTGGCGGCGGGGTTGTGCGCCGGGTATTACTTTGTTCTTCACGCCAGGCAGGCGGCCAAACTGCAGGAGATCGAGGCGGCTGACGCCGTCGTCGTGAACGATCTGCGGCTTGCCCGTGAGACCGAGAAAAACATTGACAAGTTGCGCGTCGAGGCGGCCAAGATGCAGGAACTGACCTCGCAATTCGAGCAGCGGCTTCCGGAAAGCCGCGAAATTCCGACGCTGCTGCGCCAATTCGAGGGTTTTGCGGGCGAGATCGGACTCCGCGTGGAATTGTCGCAACTGCCGCGTGTAACGGACGAGAAAAAGGAAACGATCCCTTACAGCGTGGTGGCAAAGGGAAATTTCCATCAGATTGTCACTTTCATCAACCGGCTGGAACGGTTTCAGCGTTATCTGAAGATATCCGAGTTGAATATCGGCAAGATGGAGGAGGGGATTGCCGAGGCCTCTTTCACGCTGAGCACCTACCGTTTCATTCAGCCCAGCGAGGGCGAGAAAAAGTCGTGA
- a CDS encoding type II toxin-antitoxin system HicA family toxin, with translation MTAFPSDAPLEQVIRAFERLGFREVRRGNHISMLRESADGTNTPLTMPSHRRIKGSTLRTILTQARISREDFLNAFDAS, from the coding sequence ATGACCGCCTTTCCCTCGGACGCGCCATTGGAACAAGTCATACGGGCCTTTGAACGGCTCGGTTTCCGCGAGGTCCGAAGAGGCAATCACATTTCGATGCTTCGTGAAAGCGCGGACGGAACCAACACCCCATTGACCATGCCTTCTCATCGCAGAATCAAAGGTTCGACGCTCCGCACCATCCTTACCCAAGCGCGCATATCGCGCGAAGACTTCCTGAACGCATTCGACGCCTCCTGA
- the glgA gene encoding glycogen synthase GlgA: protein MPAKKRPSNKSLKILYACSELAPLVTSGGLGDVASALPRALHAQGHDVRVAIPCYRSIPPEHRGDQYCLCMADLGAKTQWGALRISTVPGSSIPLYLIEHDGYFGREHPYGHGAYEYEDNAERYCFFCLALLHAIPQTHWRPDIVHCHDWHTAPIPAYIKTRLAHTEAWRGMPSLFTIHNLAYQGRYKARFLENTGFSWDLFTPDCLEFHGDINLMKAGIAFATKINTVSPRYAQEILTPEFGEGLDGFLRTRRNSLHGILNGVDYTQWDPVSDPHIAAHYSALDLSGKAVCKRALQDELGLPPRNAPLFGMVSRLYWQKGLDLLVNAIPAMLQEDVQIVILGTGDPYYVEPLRRIEAAHPAHMRVLVKFDSALSHRIEAGSDFFLMPSHYEPCGLSQLYSLRYGTIPIVRETGGLADSVVPITPSNIKKGKATGIVFQPKTPEAFLHAFRQAIELYRQPSVLNAVRLAGMKQDFSWERSSKAYVELYREAIARP, encoded by the coding sequence ATGCCGGCAAAAAAGCGTCCCTCAAACAAATCGCTCAAGATCCTTTATGCCTGTTCCGAACTCGCGCCGCTGGTAACGTCCGGCGGTCTCGGTGATGTCGCCTCCGCGCTGCCCCGCGCCCTGCACGCGCAAGGACACGACGTGCGCGTCGCTATCCCCTGTTATCGTTCGATCCCGCCGGAACATCGCGGGGATCAATATTGCCTGTGCATGGCCGATCTGGGCGCCAAAACCCAATGGGGCGCGTTGCGGATCAGCACCGTGCCCGGGTCCTCCATTCCCTTGTACCTCATCGAGCATGACGGATATTTCGGGCGCGAACATCCCTATGGTCACGGCGCTTACGAATATGAGGACAACGCGGAACGATATTGCTTCTTCTGTCTGGCGTTGCTGCACGCGATTCCGCAGACGCATTGGCGGCCCGACATCGTGCATTGCCACGACTGGCATACGGCGCCGATTCCCGCTTATATCAAGACACGGCTGGCCCACACGGAGGCTTGGCGCGGCATGCCCTCGCTGTTTACCATCCACAATCTCGCCTACCAGGGCCGATACAAGGCGCGTTTTCTCGAAAACACCGGCTTCAGCTGGGATCTTTTCACGCCCGACTGCCTCGAATTTCACGGCGATATCAATCTAATGAAGGCCGGCATTGCGTTTGCCACGAAGATCAACACGGTCAGTCCGCGGTACGCCCAGGAAATCCTGACGCCCGAATTCGGCGAAGGACTGGACGGATTTCTCCGCACCCGCCGGAACAGCCTGCACGGCATTCTGAACGGTGTGGACTATACCCAATGGGATCCCGTATCGGATCCCCACATCGCCGCGCACTATTCCGCCTTGGATCTTTCCGGCAAGGCCGTCTGCAAGCGTGCCCTGCAAGACGAACTCGGCCTGCCTCCGCGAAACGCGCCGCTTTTTGGAATGGTTTCGCGGCTCTATTGGCAGAAGGGCCTGGACCTGCTGGTCAACGCGATCCCCGCCATGCTCCAGGAAGACGTTCAAATCGTCATCCTGGGCACAGGCGATCCGTACTATGTCGAACCGCTGCGCCGCATCGAGGCCGCCCATCCCGCGCACATGAGGGTCCTGGTCAAGTTCGACAGCGCCCTCTCCCACCGAATCGAGGCCGGTTCGGATTTCTTTCTCATGCCTTCGCACTACGAACCCTGCGGCCTGAGCCAGCTTTACAGCCTTCGCTACGGAACCATTCCCATCGTCCGCGAAACCGGGGGGCTTGCGGACAGCGTCGTTCCCATTACCCCGTCGAACATCAAGAAGGGCAAGGCCACCGGCATCGTTTTCCAGCCCAAAACCCCCGAAGCGTTTCTCCATGCTTTCCGCCAGGCGATCGAATTGTACAGGCAGCCCAGCGTACTGAACGCCGTCCGTCTCGCCGGCATGAAACAGGACTTCTCTTGGGAACGTTCCTCAAAGGCCTACGTCGAACTTTACCGCGAAGCCATCGCAAGGCCATAG
- a CDS encoding DUF1565 domain-containing protein, with the protein MRTSVILVAMAGLWICAGAWAVVYVDKDNMAGPWNGASWATAFQTIQEGLDAAGVGEDVWVAEGIYAESRPNNTSGSLQMKDGVNVYGGFAGMETTRGQRDWRTHVTTISGATARSGSPAYHVILGANNATIDGFTIRDGRTIPSGGMVFQSWPD; encoded by the coding sequence ATGCGTACGTCGGTTATTCTTGTTGCGATGGCCGGTCTTTGGATCTGTGCCGGGGCATGGGCGGTCGTATACGTTGACAAAGACAACATGGCAGGGCCGTGGAATGGGGCATCGTGGGCTACGGCGTTCCAGACTATCCAAGAGGGACTGGATGCCGCTGGCGTTGGGGAGGATGTATGGGTTGCGGAGGGGATCTATGCCGAATCGCGTCCAAACAACACCAGCGGCTCTCTCCAGATGAAAGACGGCGTCAATGTATATGGCGGCTTTGCAGGAATGGAGACGACACGCGGCCAACGAGACTGGCGCACGCACGTTACCACTATCAGCGGCGCCACGGCCCGATCGGGAAGCCCCGCCTATCACGTGATCCTGGGCGCCAACAACGCGACAATCGACGGTTTCACGATCCGCGACGGAAGGACTATCCCATCCGGGGGGATGGTTTTTCAGTCCTGGCCGGATTGA
- a CDS encoding PQQ-binding-like beta-propeller repeat protein, which yields MPFGNRKCIAAWVMALFLAFTAHGAAKPSSDWPEFRGPTGDGHVPFQSGEESNLPIHWSETDHVKWKTAIPPQGWSTPVVMDGRIWLTTASPEGHDFFAICVDAANGQIVFCEKLFHSDNPEPLGNDVNCYASPSPAIEKGRVYIHFGSYGTACLDSDTGAVLWRRTDLPCRHYRGPGSSPILYGPMLVLTFDGADVQYVTALDTKTGQTIWKTDRTTPWPDLDADGKPVREGDFHKAFTTPIVVNTGGVPQLISPSSYAGYAYDVRTGREIWKTHHSAYSPAVRPVQGNGLAYVVTGRGGAELWAMRLDGHGDVTDTHVAWKVSGKIVPEEPSPVLAGDLIYLISNDGIASCLDANTGEQIWSERLGGNYMASPIYDGSRLYFFSTQGKSVVLKAGRTFEILATNKLDAGMMASPAVAGKALFLRTKTHLYRIEE from the coding sequence ATGCCATTCGGAAACCGTAAGTGCATTGCCGCATGGGTGATGGCGTTGTTCTTGGCGTTCACGGCGCACGGCGCCGCGAAACCGTCTTCGGATTGGCCGGAATTTCGGGGGCCGACCGGAGACGGCCATGTGCCGTTTCAATCTGGCGAAGAATCGAATCTGCCTATCCATTGGAGCGAAACCGACCATGTCAAATGGAAAACGGCAATTCCTCCGCAAGGATGGTCCACGCCTGTTGTGATGGATGGGCGGATATGGCTGACAACGGCGTCCCCGGAAGGCCATGATTTCTTCGCGATATGCGTGGATGCCGCAAACGGTCAAATCGTTTTTTGCGAAAAACTGTTCCATTCGGACAACCCGGAACCGCTGGGAAACGATGTCAATTGTTATGCGTCTCCGTCGCCCGCCATCGAAAAGGGGCGGGTATACATCCATTTTGGCAGTTATGGAACCGCCTGTCTGGATTCGGACACCGGGGCGGTCCTGTGGCGCCGCACCGACCTTCCTTGCCGCCATTACCGTGGGCCGGGATCCTCGCCAATTTTATACGGTCCGATGCTTGTGCTGACGTTTGACGGGGCCGATGTTCAATATGTGACGGCGCTGGACACAAAAACGGGCCAGACGATCTGGAAGACCGATCGAACGACGCCTTGGCCCGATCTCGATGCCGACGGAAAACCAGTCCGGGAAGGCGACTTCCACAAGGCCTTCACGACGCCGATCGTTGTCAATACCGGCGGTGTTCCGCAGTTGATCAGTCCAAGTTCCTACGCGGGTTATGCCTATGACGTTCGCACGGGGCGGGAAATCTGGAAAACACATCATTCCGCGTATTCGCCGGCGGTTCGTCCCGTGCAAGGCAACGGATTGGCGTATGTGGTGACCGGACGCGGAGGCGCGGAGCTTTGGGCGATGCGTCTCGATGGACACGGCGACGTCACCGATACACATGTGGCGTGGAAGGTTTCCGGTAAAATTGTGCCTGAGGAACCGTCTCCCGTGCTGGCCGGCGATTTGATCTATCTGATAAGCAACGACGGCATTGCCTCATGCCTTGACGCGAACACAGGCGAACAAATCTGGAGCGAGCGATTGGGCGGCAACTACATGGCCTCGCCCATTTACGATGGATCCCGGCTGTATTTTTTCAGCACCCAGGGAAAATCGGTGGTTCTCAAGGCGGGCCGGACCTTTGAAATTCTCGCCACGAACAAACTCGACGCCGGCATGATGGCTTCGCCGGCCGTTGCGGGCAAGGCGCTCTTTCTGCGCACAAAAACCCATCTTTACCGCATTGAGGAATAA
- a CDS encoding secretin N-terminal domain-containing protein, giving the protein MISMHLQSRMTVSMRLAGVCAIALVAVSAMASAADTLEQRKREVARASLDRLGRPDAGALIDNASQAEALTDIRVDGVGPQALLTVETTGEPAYKAFTTEEGRKIVLDVTGAVNLQAGKVFTPAQATIVRQVRTSLFAVEPQYISRVVADLAGPGHYTVAREGNRICLTITGNGANPPTQTVETIKTAERINKTKASLEAVRKEVQEKRVRKEWVRDGAMRVGSLAHSMSKSGVEVASRVRDGFMTLAARQQAAMPNPSEHRVEYLARDLEMVKAAEIELRMPPLARLAQVAAEPAPPPAETAASNPTETGNQADPSQTTGTPAASDNADASAEQQPAAEPAPAEPPPPPKRDEGAEGASGGVAAIGRMKQLISGIAGTPSNPAEAGLSSPSVVDAQNLPRAAKTDSASPRPESIESPPFAGNPLEQIVNIDLREMDLTNVVALLAQKAQINVIAGTELKGVVTASLKNITLRKAIDTVLRMNNLGIVEEEGIYRIVPYEDALAAKRKTLMVKLDSAKVEELQKTLQDVVKGTPDDNLVSISVDKQTNTLILAGPDMRIQELEKLARDLDVAKPATPTVTEAIKINNADPEELSKLIAGIQTPEIGKAAVDARSRMLVVTDVPVVLEQIRDLITKVDMPVKQVTIEAMVVDAVLADNAETGIDWIYKAINLRRDLTGLGMENDTTGSVLTPGAITAIPMAGRLTFALLSSHADIQGAIAGQVKANNAKLLANPTVVTVENKKANINITREIPYIQYTQSTTGPPMATTAFKEVGIIMTVTPNVSHDNHIISDIDVKESTSTEVVNDIPVEAKRQAQTSLRTKNGQTIYIGGLRQLDDTTSVSKTPILGDIPIMNLLFRSNSIKKQRSELLVFLTCTVLPDEIEPLSAEHQQRYDELGRTPFIPNSQHTLIHNTLNPGEFRDPAWKYRRPVEDGPLIPKPEKKAGAKKRPQRIERVD; this is encoded by the coding sequence ATGATCTCCATGCATCTTCAAAGCCGCATGACAGTTTCCATGCGCCTAGCCGGCGTATGCGCCATAGCCTTGGTGGCGGTGTCGGCCATGGCCAGTGCGGCCGACACGCTTGAACAACGCAAACGGGAAGTGGCCCGCGCTTCATTGGACCGGCTTGGGCGTCCGGACGCGGGCGCCTTGATTGACAATGCCTCACAGGCGGAGGCGCTAACGGATATCCGGGTGGATGGAGTGGGACCCCAAGCCCTGCTGACCGTCGAAACAACCGGCGAACCGGCCTACAAGGCGTTTACAACAGAAGAAGGCCGAAAGATCGTATTGGACGTGACGGGAGCCGTCAACCTTCAAGCAGGCAAGGTGTTTACCCCCGCACAGGCAACAATCGTTCGCCAAGTGCGCACCAGCCTTTTTGCGGTGGAACCGCAATATATTTCCCGCGTGGTAGCGGATTTGGCCGGTCCGGGACATTACACGGTCGCGCGGGAGGGCAATCGCATCTGTCTGACCATTACCGGCAACGGGGCGAATCCGCCCACGCAGACGGTCGAAACAATAAAAACGGCCGAACGCATCAACAAAACCAAGGCGTCCCTCGAGGCGGTGCGCAAGGAAGTGCAGGAAAAGCGCGTTCGCAAGGAATGGGTGCGGGACGGCGCCATGCGCGTCGGTTCGCTCGCGCACTCGATGAGTAAAAGCGGGGTGGAAGTTGCTTCCCGTGTTCGCGACGGCTTTATGACACTGGCCGCCCGTCAACAGGCGGCCATGCCGAATCCATCCGAACATCGCGTGGAATATCTTGCGCGGGACTTGGAAATGGTGAAAGCGGCGGAGATAGAGTTGCGTATGCCGCCGTTAGCCCGCCTTGCCCAAGTAGCCGCGGAACCTGCGCCGCCTCCGGCTGAAACGGCCGCGTCGAATCCCACGGAAACCGGCAATCAGGCGGATCCGTCGCAAACCACGGGGACTCCGGCCGCTTCGGACAATGCCGATGCTTCAGCGGAACAACAACCCGCCGCGGAACCCGCACCGGCCGAGCCGCCACCGCCCCCCAAACGTGACGAAGGCGCCGAGGGCGCTTCGGGCGGTGTTGCGGCCATCGGACGCATGAAACAGTTGATTTCCGGCATCGCCGGCACGCCGTCCAATCCCGCCGAAGCGGGATTATCGTCGCCCTCCGTGGTGGATGCCCAAAATTTGCCACGGGCCGCAAAGACCGATTCCGCTTCCCCAAGGCCGGAATCGATCGAATCACCGCCCTTTGCAGGGAACCCGTTGGAGCAAATCGTCAACATTGATTTGCGCGAAATGGATTTGACCAACGTTGTCGCGTTGCTTGCTCAAAAAGCGCAAATTAATGTGATTGCGGGCACTGAACTCAAAGGCGTCGTGACGGCCAGTCTCAAGAATATCACCCTTCGCAAGGCGATTGACACGGTACTGCGCATGAACAACCTCGGCATTGTCGAGGAAGAAGGCATTTACCGAATTGTTCCCTATGAAGACGCCCTTGCCGCGAAGCGCAAGACCCTTATGGTCAAACTCGACAGCGCAAAGGTGGAAGAACTTCAGAAAACGCTTCAGGACGTTGTAAAAGGAACGCCGGACGACAATTTGGTTTCGATTTCGGTGGACAAGCAGACCAACACGCTTATCTTGGCCGGACCCGACATGCGCATCCAGGAACTGGAAAAACTTGCGCGCGACCTTGACGTGGCGAAACCGGCCACCCCAACGGTTACCGAGGCCATCAAAATCAACAACGCCGATCCCGAGGAATTATCGAAACTGATAGCCGGCATTCAAACGCCTGAAATTGGGAAAGCCGCCGTGGATGCGCGTAGCCGGATGTTGGTCGTCACCGACGTGCCGGTGGTCTTGGAACAAATCCGCGATCTCATCACGAAGGTGGACATGCCCGTGAAGCAAGTGACAATCGAGGCCATGGTCGTGGATGCGGTGCTGGCCGACAATGCCGAAACGGGCATTGATTGGATTTACAAGGCTATCAACTTGCGCAGAGACCTCACCGGCCTCGGCATGGAAAACGACACGACGGGCAGCGTTCTTACGCCGGGCGCCATTACCGCGATTCCCATGGCGGGACGGCTTACGTTTGCGTTGTTGTCGTCCCATGCGGACATTCAAGGCGCCATTGCGGGCCAGGTCAAAGCCAACAACGCCAAGCTGCTGGCCAATCCCACCGTGGTCACCGTCGAAAACAAGAAGGCAAACATCAACATTACGCGTGAAATTCCCTATATCCAATATACGCAATCCACCACAGGGCCGCCCATGGCGACCACGGCCTTCAAAGAAGTTGGTATCATCATGACCGTCACGCCCAACGTGTCGCACGACAATCACATCATCTCGGACATTGATGTAAAGGAGAGTACCTCGACCGAAGTGGTCAACGATATTCCCGTCGAGGCAAAGCGGCAGGCGCAAACGTCACTGCGCACCAAGAACGGCCAGACTATTTATATTGGCGGCCTGCGCCAACTCGACGACACGACCTCGGTCAGTAAGACGCCCATCTTGGGCGATATCCCCATCATGAATCTGCTTTTCCGCAGCAACAGCATCAAGAAACAGCGCTCGGAATTGCTGGTTTTCCTGACATGCACCGTCTTGCCCGATGAAATCGAACCGTTGTCAGCCGAACACCAACAAAGGTACGACGAATTGGGCCGAACCCCGTTTATCCCCAATTCACAGCATACGTTGATTCACAATACACTCAATCCGGGCGAATTTCGCGACCCGGCGTGGAAGTATCGCCGGCCCGTCGAGGACGGACCGCTGATCCCGAAACCCGAGAAAAAAGCGGGCGCCAAAAAACGCCCACAACGGATTGAGCGGGTAGACTAG
- a CDS encoding type II toxin-antitoxin system HicB family antitoxin, translating to MYRAIKVVVEHHADGYVSYPLGLKGVVVGQGETYAEALQDIESAIRFHVESFGEDVLDPDPETPVLEAFVAEAGVQVK from the coding sequence GTGTATCGCGCAATCAAAGTCGTGGTCGAGCACCACGCAGACGGATACGTCTCTTACCCCCTCGGATTGAAAGGCGTTGTCGTCGGCCAAGGCGAAACGTACGCGGAGGCGTTGCAGGATATCGAATCGGCCATCCGCTTCCACGTCGAAAGTTTCGGCGAGGACGTTCTCGATCCCGACCCTGAGACGCCAGTGCTTGAAGCATTCGTGGCGGAAGCAGGCGTCCAGGTGAAATGA